The segment GGAGCCTCTGAAGAGCGTCCTGTCAGGGTGGGGAGTCTCCGCCCAGTAGGCGGTGCAGAGCATGGACTGGTTCTGGCCGGAGGGGCTATATACGATCGTCATGGTGGGGAGCTTCATCTTCGGATCGTTCGCGCTAAAGCTCCCGATAGCGGTCGCCCTCTCGGGTGCGGCGGTTGTAGGCGCCCTGGTCGGCGGCGAATGGTTTCCCGTTAGACATATCGTGGAGGGGATGTTCGGGTACCTTGACACGATACTGATAATAGCCACGGCCATGATCTTCATGAAGTCGGTCCAGAGGTCGGGGCTACTGGAGAGTTTGGCGGCATGGGTGATCCGAAAGTTCCGTCGCAGGCCCCTGCTGCTGAGCATCGGGTTGATAGTTATAATAATGGCCCCCGGCATGATAACCGGCTCTTCCACGGCGGCGGTGCTGACGACCGGCGCTCTGGTCGCACCGGTGCTGATGCGCTTGGGGGTGACGAGGACCAAGACCGCCGCGGTGATTGCCATGGGCGCCATCTACGGCATGATCGCGCCTCCGGTCAACGTACCGGCGATGATCATAGGGGGCGGCATAGACATGCCGTACGTAGGGTTCGCCCTGCCTCTCCTGGTATGCACTGTGCCCCTGGCTATCTTCTCCGCCCTGACCCTGGTATACCCATCGCTGAAAAAAGGTTCAGGCAGCGACGAAGAGCTGGAGGTGGAGCTCAAGAGGATGGAGGAGACGCCCCTGTCGCTGCGGCTGGCGACTCCCGTGCTGGTGGTGGCGGTCCTGATGACGGGGGAGCAGTTCTTCCCCTCCTTCTGGCCCGCGCTGGGGATGCCGGTGATCTTCCTGTTGGCCTCCCTGTCGGCCCTGATGTCGGGCGGCAGGAGGTTCGACTTCATCGACTCGTCCACCGAGGCCCTTAACGACGCCATCCCAGTGCTGGGGATCCTGATGGGTGTGGGGATGTTCATCCAGATCATGACCCTTACCGGGGTGCAGGGCTTCCTGGTGGTCTCGGTGCTGGCCCTCCCCGCCTGGCTTATGTACCTGGGCATAGCGACGTCGATACCCCTGTTCGGGGCTGTGTCGGCCTTTGGCGCGGCCTCCGTGCTGGGGGTGCCCTTCCTGCTGGCCCTGCTGGGCAGAAACGAGATCATGGTCGGCTCGGCCCTCAGCCTCATAGCGGGGCTGGGAGACCTGATGCCGCCCACGGCCCTCGCGGGAATCTTCGCCGCGCAGGTCGTGGGGGAGGAGAACTATTTCAAGGTGCTTCGCATCTGCCTGCCCCACGGGGTGCTTACGGCAGGGTGGGGCATCCTCGTGATAGTCTACGCGAACGAGATCATGGGCTTCCTGCCCTGAGGAGGAGATGGACATGACTCTTGTGTATCGCGCGATCGTACTTTTCATCCTCCTTCTGACGGTGCGCTGTCAGTTCAGGGAGAGGGATTTTTGGAGACAGGCAACGGCGGCGTTGGTGGTTGTGCCCCTGCTGCTTCGCCTGCTCATGATAAAGTAAGGGGGCGACTTGATGAAACTTAAAGGAACGCCCCTGACGGCGGCGATTCTGCTTCTGGCGGCGATCGG is part of the Synergistaceae bacterium genome and harbors:
- a CDS encoding TRAP transporter large permease subunit, coding for MDWFWPEGLYTIVMVGSFIFGSFALKLPIAVALSGAAVVGALVGGEWFPVRHIVEGMFGYLDTILIIATAMIFMKSVQRSGLLESLAAWVIRKFRRRPLLLSIGLIVIIMAPGMITGSSTAAVLTTGALVAPVLMRLGVTRTKTAAVIAMGAIYGMIAPPVNVPAMIIGGGIDMPYVGFALPLLVCTVPLAIFSALTLVYPSLKKGSGSDEELEVELKRMEETPLSLRLATPVLVVAVLMTGEQFFPSFWPALGMPVIFLLASLSALMSGGRRFDFIDSSTEALNDAIPVLGILMGVGMFIQIMTLTGVQGFLVVSVLALPAWLMYLGIATSIPLFGAVSAFGAASVLGVPFLLALLGRNEIMVGSALSLIAGLGDLMPPTALAGIFAAQVVGEENYFKVLRICLPHGVLTAGWGILVIVYANEIMGFLP